A window of Pedobacter lusitanus contains these coding sequences:
- a CDS encoding TolB family protein has protein sequence MNRFKPLAYAAAGLLIGLVNLSYSQVVSGKRQAIPDGNRQLILTEPAELFMPGLVSTKNADVKITFSPDGKHMLWGGIDWLEDRKDMDIWQSVEVNGQWTKPERVTFDTDSNDFDPFFSPDGSGVYFFSNRSGGFGGDDIYFASYNKESDRFAEPVNLGPEINTSENEWAPVTNAKGNKFIFSSNGHGGYGGQDLFVCSISQTNTRDSSGQSAISVFGKPLFFSKAVNLGPSINSADNDFDAVVLPDETIVFTAEKMKTSTDKKADLYISYYNSAGYSPAVKLPEQINSPEFWTFGPSVNLTEPNYLYFSSHQAKSMGRTDIYRIKFKMIDNLRYRK, from the coding sequence ATGAATAGATTTAAACCGCTCGCTTACGCAGCAGCCGGACTTTTGATAGGTCTGGTTAATTTGTCTTATAGTCAGGTAGTATCGGGTAAGCGGCAGGCTATTCCAGACGGAAACCGGCAGCTCATACTAACAGAACCGGCAGAGTTATTTATGCCCGGGCTCGTTTCTACAAAAAATGCCGATGTTAAAATCACGTTTAGTCCTGACGGTAAACATATGTTGTGGGGTGGGATAGACTGGCTGGAAGACCGGAAAGATATGGATATATGGCAATCCGTTGAGGTTAATGGTCAATGGACAAAACCTGAAAGAGTAACATTTGATACTGACTCCAATGATTTTGATCCGTTCTTTTCTCCGGATGGCAGTGGCGTTTATTTTTTCTCTAATCGTTCTGGTGGTTTTGGAGGGGATGATATTTACTTTGCTTCTTATAATAAAGAAAGCGACCGGTTTGCAGAGCCGGTAAATTTGGGACCAGAGATTAATACTTCTGAAAACGAATGGGCACCGGTCACAAATGCAAAAGGTAATAAGTTTATCTTTTCTTCCAATGGCCATGGAGGATATGGCGGGCAGGATTTATTTGTATGCAGTATTTCGCAGACCAATACCCGGGATTCATCCGGTCAAAGTGCAATTTCGGTTTTTGGAAAGCCACTTTTCTTTAGCAAAGCTGTTAATCTTGGCCCTTCAATAAATAGTGCGGATAATGATTTTGATGCAGTTGTATTACCTGATGAAACCATTGTATTCACAGCTGAAAAAATGAAAACATCCACAGATAAGAAGGCAGATTTGTATATTTCTTATTATAACTCAGCTGGATACAGTCCTGCGGTAAAATTACCTGAACAAATAAATTCACCTGAATTCTGGACCTTTGGGCCATCTGTGAATCTTACAGAACCAAATTATCTTTACTTTAGTTCACATCAGGCTAAAAGTATGGGCCGCACAGATATTTACAGAATAAAGTTTAAAATGATTGATAATTTACGTTATAGAAAATAA
- a CDS encoding RagB/SusD family nutrient uptake outer membrane protein, which translates to MKTRIITSIMVGAFLLSFTGCKKELTTSSSQDVPESAIYKDVANIEAVLNGTWAYMNEEFFTYANPGYSTILRTSDAMGSDVAVNPNKYGFADAYAFNGANNQGRLEAIWTILYKVINNCNNIITKIDASSGSADKKAQVKGQALALRANSYLNLATYYQFSYLKDPQAKAVPVYTEPTVAGTEGKPKSSLEDVYKLITADLTQAETLLAKYSRSAKFKINIDVVHGLQARTYLNMGKWALAAQKAGAARADYTFMAPADYYLGFNDLSNNEWIWGQGQTPNQSNASYAFQYLDVSSESAYYYSFMADPNFKTLFDDSDIRTKLFAWDNLPGREGFLRYAKFKLRVDQTGDIVLMRSAEMVLIQAEGFARNSDLTTAVQYLNELRTARKAILFDLAGKSADDVINAILIERRKELWGEGFALSDILRTQGSVKRSPYLDENGQPKMVTITTPDGQTKTVQAEQHTTLRFPDKSAFKPNSPYYLFNIPQLELNANPNLNN; encoded by the coding sequence ATGAAGACCAGAATAATTACTTCAATAATGGTAGGTGCTTTCCTTTTATCCTTTACAGGATGCAAGAAAGAACTAACCACAAGCTCAAGCCAGGACGTACCTGAATCTGCGATTTATAAGGATGTAGCTAATATAGAGGCTGTTTTAAACGGAACCTGGGCCTATATGAATGAAGAATTCTTTACCTATGCTAACCCAGGTTATTCTACAATATTAAGAACCAGTGATGCGATGGGGAGTGATGTTGCTGTCAATCCCAATAAATATGGTTTTGCGGATGCCTACGCTTTTAATGGTGCTAATAATCAGGGCCGTTTGGAAGCTATATGGACTATTTTGTACAAAGTGATCAATAATTGCAATAATATCATTACCAAAATTGATGCATCAAGCGGATCGGCTGATAAAAAGGCACAGGTTAAAGGACAGGCACTGGCTTTAAGGGCCAATAGCTATTTGAATTTAGCAACTTATTATCAGTTCTCTTATCTTAAAGATCCACAGGCAAAGGCAGTGCCTGTTTATACTGAGCCAACAGTAGCTGGTACTGAAGGTAAGCCAAAGTCTAGTCTGGAAGATGTCTATAAATTGATTACTGCTGATCTTACGCAGGCAGAAACATTGCTGGCTAAATATTCAAGATCGGCTAAATTCAAAATTAATATAGATGTGGTGCATGGCCTGCAAGCCAGAACTTATCTGAACATGGGTAAATGGGCACTTGCGGCCCAAAAGGCAGGGGCGGCCAGAGCAGATTATACTTTTATGGCACCAGCAGATTACTATCTTGGATTTAACGATTTGAGTAATAATGAGTGGATTTGGGGACAGGGACAGACTCCTAATCAAAGCAATGCGAGTTATGCTTTTCAGTATCTGGATGTAAGTTCTGAATCAGCCTATTATTACAGTTTTATGGCTGATCCTAATTTTAAAACATTATTTGATGATTCTGATATCAGAACAAAATTGTTTGCGTGGGATAATCTGCCAGGCAGAGAAGGTTTTCTGCGTTATGCTAAATTTAAACTCCGTGTTGATCAGACAGGGGATATAGTGCTGATGCGTTCTGCTGAAATGGTATTAATACAGGCAGAAGGATTTGCCAGAAACTCTGATCTGACTACTGCGGTTCAATATTTAAATGAATTACGTACTGCCAGAAAAGCTATTCTTTTTGACCTCGCCGGAAAAAGTGCGGATGATGTAATCAATGCTATCCTGATAGAAAGAAGGAAAGAGCTATGGGGTGAAGGTTTTGCATTATCTGATATCTTAAGAACACAGGGATCTGTAAAACGGTCTCCATATCTGGATGAAAACGGACAGCCTAAAATGGTAACGATTACTACTCCGGACGGACAGACTAAAACTGTGCAGGCAGAACAGCATACCACATTGAGATTCCCTGATAAATCGGCCTTTAAACCTAACAGCCCATATTATTTATTTAATATTCCACAGCTGGAATTAAATGCGAATCCAAATCTTAATAATTAA
- a CDS encoding TonB-dependent receptor, which yields MYKIYTKKNGMGFSHAHKFLLCMRLTIIILIATFMQVSAAGYAQRISLNERNVLIEKVFKEIRHQTGYDFIFNPDIIQQNKRINIKVNNATLEETLNICLDGLPLTYTIEEKTVVIKRGENRSAGNSIKIVDSVSYRGRVTEESGLPIVGATVRVKGKNKGAITDADGKFSISGFSGPQVLIFSYLGFETREIPAASGIMNVVLKSSPGELNEVLVVAYGTVKKSSFVGSLSQIKGEQLENRQVSNIGKALQGLAPGVQVASSSGQPGTNATIRIRGIGSINASSDPLYVVDGAPFQGNINSINVNDIASVSILKDASSSALYGSRGANGVIIITTKTGRISDEPRINASFSRGISNRAVQDYKQMNTDQYFESYWLALKNKQLTNGLTDAQASTSASSRITKALGINPYGAAYPQPVGLDGKIVPGAAPLWDDKWSDYLERNASRTQADLSFSGGNEKSQYYISGGYLDDKGIAIGSGFRRYNARVNLTTQAKKWLKAGLNLSASNSKQDYPQSEDSNTANVILVSRSIPSFYPVYQRNADGSFVYDEKGNKAFDFGNYRPSSAMPRSNLAATVDLDKNEILTDNASARAFLEAGILPGLKFKTSYSGDYKNISRHFYTNPLYGDDAPIRGSVSKSSNREYSWTWNNIFTYEKTFNEDHHLNLLGGHEFFSRNIRQISGSRQGFVLPDLYEPDAAAQLNEFGGYADNYRLLSFLGRAEYDYKNKYFFSGSLRTDGSSRFSPETRWGTFWSLGGSWRASKEDFLKDSGWLSNLTLRASYGAQGNDDIGTYYAYDGLYAIYNNLSENGLVTKRLATPNLKWETNLNLNIGIDFGIYKDRISGSVEYFNRASKNLLFSLPKALSTGFGSIDANIGALKNTGIEVQINAIPVMTTNFKWTLNVNATHYKNKITQLPQNNQIVGTKLLRVGGSINDFYIREWAGVDPANGDPLWYTNNDKGEKVTTNDYTKAAFYIEGSSLPDLLGGVTNTINYKQFELSAMLAYSLGGKVLDRDYASLLQNGNRSGGSWSAEILNHWTPENPNTDVPRLTTDNLGWTQTSTRQLYSATYARLKAVTLGYNLSKSLSGRLGVQNLRFTLTGENLLTFYGHKGMDPEQTINGSTYFRYPAMRTFSAGINVTF from the coding sequence ATGTATAAAATATATACCAAGAAAAATGGTATGGGGTTCTCTCATGCCCATAAATTCCTTTTGTGTATGAGATTGACAATCATCATATTAATAGCAACTTTTATGCAGGTGAGTGCTGCTGGCTATGCACAGCGGATCTCCCTCAATGAGCGGAATGTTTTAATCGAAAAAGTCTTTAAAGAGATCCGTCATCAAACGGGTTACGACTTTATTTTCAACCCTGATATTATTCAGCAGAATAAAAGGATAAATATCAAAGTAAACAATGCGACTCTTGAAGAGACGTTGAATATTTGTCTGGATGGATTGCCTCTGACTTACACGATAGAGGAAAAAACTGTAGTGATTAAGCGTGGTGAAAATCGCTCTGCTGGCAATTCTATTAAAATAGTGGATTCGGTAAGCTACAGAGGAAGGGTTACCGAGGAGTCTGGTTTACCAATCGTTGGTGCTACTGTACGCGTTAAGGGAAAAAATAAAGGTGCAATCACCGATGCGGATGGGAAATTTTCAATTTCAGGATTTTCTGGACCTCAGGTTTTGATATTCTCTTATCTCGGGTTTGAAACACGGGAGATTCCTGCAGCTTCAGGTATAATGAATGTGGTTTTAAAAAGCTCACCGGGTGAACTGAATGAAGTACTTGTCGTTGCTTATGGAACTGTGAAAAAATCCAGTTTTGTAGGTTCATTGTCTCAGATTAAAGGAGAACAACTCGAGAACAGACAGGTATCCAATATTGGGAAAGCATTACAGGGACTGGCACCAGGTGTACAGGTTGCTTCATCCAGTGGACAGCCTGGTACAAATGCCACTATCAGAATCAGGGGTATAGGTTCAATCAATGCCTCAAGCGATCCGTTATATGTAGTTGATGGTGCACCTTTTCAGGGAAATATTAACTCGATCAATGTAAATGATATAGCTTCTGTCAGTATTCTGAAAGATGCATCTTCAAGTGCTCTGTATGGCTCAAGAGGAGCTAATGGTGTAATTATTATTACCACAAAGACAGGCAGGATTTCTGATGAACCACGTATTAATGCAAGTTTCAGCCGCGGTATTTCCAACCGTGCGGTTCAGGATTATAAGCAGATGAATACAGATCAGTATTTTGAGAGTTACTGGCTCGCATTGAAAAATAAACAACTGACCAATGGTTTAACTGATGCGCAGGCAAGTACGAGTGCAAGCAGCAGGATAACCAAAGCTTTGGGAATCAATCCATATGGTGCAGCTTATCCGCAGCCGGTGGGTCTGGATGGTAAAATCGTTCCGGGAGCTGCGCCTTTATGGGATGATAAGTGGAGTGATTATTTAGAGAGAAATGCAAGTCGTACACAAGCAGATTTAAGCTTTAGCGGTGGTAATGAGAAGAGCCAGTATTATATCTCTGGTGGTTATCTGGATGATAAGGGGATTGCTATAGGTTCCGGCTTTAGAAGATATAATGCCAGAGTGAATCTGACTACACAGGCTAAAAAATGGCTTAAAGCGGGATTAAATCTTTCTGCTTCGAACTCTAAACAGGATTATCCTCAGTCTGAGGATAGCAATACAGCGAATGTTATTCTCGTATCCAGATCTATACCGAGTTTTTATCCTGTCTATCAGCGTAATGCTGATGGCTCTTTTGTCTACGATGAGAAAGGTAATAAAGCATTTGATTTTGGTAATTACAGACCAAGTTCAGCCATGCCAAGGTCTAATCTTGCCGCTACGGTAGATTTGGATAAAAATGAGATCTTAACAGATAATGCCTCTGCAAGAGCATTTCTGGAAGCTGGAATTTTACCGGGATTGAAATTTAAAACATCTTACAGCGGTGATTATAAAAATATCAGCAGACATTTTTATACTAATCCTTTATATGGAGATGATGCGCCAATCAGAGGCTCTGTTTCAAAGTCCAGTAACCGGGAGTATTCATGGACCTGGAATAATATCTTCACTTATGAAAAGACTTTCAATGAAGATCACCACCTGAACCTGCTTGGGGGGCACGAGTTCTTTAGCAGAAATATCCGCCAGATATCCGGCAGTCGCCAGGGTTTTGTATTACCTGATTTGTACGAGCCTGATGCAGCAGCACAATTAAATGAATTTGGAGGTTATGCTGATAATTACAGATTGTTAAGTTTTTTAGGCAGAGCTGAATATGATTATAAAAATAAATACTTCTTTTCAGGGTCATTACGTACTGATGGTTCGTCGAGGTTTTCGCCTGAAACCAGATGGGGAACATTCTGGTCTCTTGGTGGATCATGGAGAGCCTCAAAGGAAGATTTTCTAAAAGACTCCGGCTGGTTAAGCAATCTGACTTTAAGAGCAAGTTACGGCGCACAGGGAAATGATGATATTGGTACTTACTACGCTTACGATGGTTTATATGCTATCTATAACAACCTAAGTGAAAATGGATTAGTAACTAAACGTCTGGCTACGCCAAATCTGAAATGGGAAACTAATCTGAACCTTAATATAGGTATAGATTTCGGGATTTATAAAGACCGTATATCCGGTTCGGTAGAGTATTTTAACCGGGCTTCCAAAAATTTACTGTTTAGTCTGCCAAAAGCACTCTCAACTGGTTTCGGGTCTATTGATGCAAATATTGGCGCATTAAAAAATACTGGTATAGAAGTGCAGATCAATGCTATCCCTGTAATGACAACTAACTTTAAATGGACTTTAAATGTTAATGCAACGCATTATAAAAATAAAATCACACAGCTGCCACAGAATAACCAGATTGTAGGAACTAAATTACTGAGGGTTGGTGGTTCTATTAATGATTTCTATATTAGAGAGTGGGCAGGAGTAGATCCGGCAAACGGAGATCCGCTGTGGTATACCAATAATGATAAAGGTGAAAAAGTAACCACAAATGATTATACAAAAGCTGCATTTTATATTGAAGGCAGCTCTCTGCCGGATTTATTAGGCGGGGTAACCAATACCATTAACTATAAGCAATTTGAATTATCAGCTATGCTGGCTTATAGTCTTGGTGGAAAGGTACTGGATCGTGATTACGCTTCATTGTTACAAAATGGTAACCGTAGCGGAGGATCATGGTCTGCTGAAATATTAAATCACTGGACACCGGAAAACCCTAATACTGATGTGCCAAGATTGACCACAGATAACCTTGGCTGGACACAAACGTCTACCCGTCAGTTGTACAGTGCTACATATGCGCGTTTAAAAGCTGTAACGCTGGGATATAATTTATCAAAGAGTTTATCTGGCAGACTTGGGGTTCAGAACCTGAGATTTACACTGACCGGTGAAAACCTGCTTACTTTTTACGGGCATAAGGGAATGGATCCTGAACAAACCATTAATGGTTCAACGTATTTCAGATATCCTGCAATGCGGACTTTTTCTGCTGGAATCAACGTGACTTTTTAA
- a CDS encoding FecR family protein has product MDEEELQSLLKKYVDDRCTDEEKALLETWFLRYEPHEVPELTENEREQDLSAVWNHLETESDRPAGRSRLVPYLSAAAILLLSGLALFFYRHNPQVAVKAESSYANDVPSGKNKAYLTLGNGKKVSLNDAVNGNVIQQEGAEVIKTGDGLLVYKDKGKGDNTAVPNTVETPQGGQWQLNLPDGTRVWLNSASRLTYPSTFSGLKTRRVTLSGEAYFEVTPDKSKPFIVITEKQVAEVLGTHFNINSYSDEPATKTTLLEGAIKVSMNKSFEILKPGQEAAVSDKISVAHVDTDNAVAWKNGDFIFGQQDFRTTMRQLSRWYNIDVVYDDSAPDEVKLHGWISRSKSVVSVLKVMELTGEVHFKVRGRRVVVTK; this is encoded by the coding sequence ATGGATGAAGAAGAACTTCAGTCGCTTTTAAAGAAATATGTTGATGACAGATGTACGGATGAGGAAAAGGCTTTATTAGAGACCTGGTTTCTCAGATATGAACCTCATGAGGTTCCGGAGCTGACGGAAAATGAAAGGGAACAGGATCTGTCAGCGGTATGGAATCATCTTGAAACTGAATCTGACAGACCGGCGGGAAGATCCCGTCTGGTCCCTTATTTATCTGCAGCAGCGATTCTGCTGTTAAGCGGCTTAGCGTTGTTTTTTTACCGCCATAATCCTCAGGTAGCAGTTAAAGCAGAAAGTTCATATGCCAATGATGTTCCATCGGGCAAGAATAAAGCTTATTTAACTCTTGGAAATGGGAAAAAGGTTTCATTAAATGATGCAGTTAATGGTAATGTTATACAACAGGAAGGTGCGGAGGTTATTAAAACGGGAGATGGTTTGCTGGTCTATAAAGATAAAGGAAAGGGTGATAACACTGCAGTTCCCAATACTGTTGAAACTCCACAAGGGGGGCAATGGCAGCTGAATTTGCCGGATGGCACCAGGGTATGGTTAAACTCAGCTTCCAGATTAACTTATCCGTCAACTTTTTCCGGGCTCAAAACCCGTCGTGTGACTTTGAGTGGAGAGGCCTATTTTGAGGTAACCCCTGATAAATCAAAACCCTTTATCGTAATCACTGAAAAGCAGGTTGCTGAAGTACTGGGAACTCACTTTAATATCAATAGCTATAGTGATGAACCTGCAACCAAAACAACCTTACTGGAAGGCGCGATCAAAGTGTCCATGAATAAAAGCTTTGAAATTTTAAAGCCCGGGCAGGAAGCTGCCGTTTCGGATAAGATAAGTGTAGCTCATGTAGATACTGATAATGCTGTAGCATGGAAAAACGGCGATTTCATTTTTGGACAGCAGGATTTCAGAACCACAATGCGCCAGCTGTCGAGATGGTATAATATAGATGTTGTTTATGATGATTCGGCACCGGATGAGGTAAAGCTCCATGGATGGATATCGCGTAGTAAAAGCGTAGTGTCTGTTTTAAAGGTAATGGAACTTACCGGTGAAGTACATTTTAAAGTCAGAGGAAGGAGGGTAGTGGTGACTAAATAA
- a CDS encoding RNA polymerase sigma factor yields MDFYEFSAYSKLSDDELAVLLRSGDQIAFTEIYERYKSLLHRHAYKWMQDRDDAKDIVHEVFSNLWTKRETLTYTANLGPFLYASVRNRIFNLLAHKRIASAYLSSLQQIADNGAYITDQAMREKELRLIIDKEVSGLPQKMQEVFKLSRNESFSHREIARKLDLSEQTVRKHIQHALKILRVKLGIFFLLFLFFAS; encoded by the coding sequence ATGGATTTCTATGAATTTTCAGCATACAGTAAGTTATCAGATGATGAACTGGCAGTTTTGCTCAGATCAGGTGATCAGATTGCTTTTACTGAAATCTATGAGCGGTATAAATCCCTGCTGCACCGGCATGCGTATAAATGGATGCAGGACAGAGATGATGCTAAAGATATTGTGCATGAAGTATTCTCCAATCTGTGGACTAAACGGGAAACGCTGACCTATACTGCAAATCTTGGCCCTTTTCTTTATGCTTCTGTGCGTAACAGAATATTTAACCTGCTGGCTCATAAGCGTATTGCTTCTGCTTATCTGTCTTCATTACAACAGATTGCGGATAATGGAGCGTATATTACTGATCAGGCAATGAGAGAAAAGGAACTTCGTTTGATTATTGATAAAGAAGTTTCAGGACTCCCGCAAAAGATGCAGGAGGTATTTAAGCTCTCCAGAAATGAAAGTTTTAGTCATCGGGAAATTGCCCGGAAACTGGATTTATCGGAGCAGACAGTCCGAAAACACATACAACATGCTTTGAAAATACTGAGAGTTAAACTGGGTATTTTCTTTCTTCTTTTTCTTTTTTTTGCCTCTTAA
- a CDS encoding CPBP family intramembrane glutamic endopeptidase produces the protein MTRVTSSNQKSILLYLLLTFLISGVFYFLIIYNGKLSAANGRYTTGLMWSPAFAAFITCLLLKIDIRSLGWEWGKTKYQVQSYFLPLLYALIAYVFVWCTGLGGFYNTSFVGETMLSLRLGNLPPWITIIIYFLLTGGLGIFKSMANALGEEIGWRGFLVPRLYNDYGFTVTSIVTGLIWGLWHYPILLFADYHSATPPWYALSCFTLMTGSMGFMYTWFRIRSGSLWTAVLLHASHNLFIQSFFSPITTDNGKTAFYIDEFGIVLPVISVIIAVICWLNRKKLIPKINMNVS, from the coding sequence ATGACCCGCGTTACATCATCAAACCAGAAATCGATACTGTTGTATCTGCTGCTGACTTTTCTGATCAGTGGTGTATTTTACTTTTTAATTATTTATAATGGTAAACTCAGTGCTGCTAATGGCCGTTATACTACTGGTCTGATGTGGTCTCCTGCATTTGCTGCTTTTATAACCTGTTTGCTATTGAAAATTGATATCCGAAGCCTGGGCTGGGAGTGGGGAAAGACAAAATATCAGGTTCAAAGCTATTTTCTGCCGCTTTTATATGCACTGATCGCTTATGTGTTTGTCTGGTGTACCGGCCTGGGAGGATTTTATAATACAAGCTTCGTTGGGGAAACTATGCTTTCTTTGAGATTAGGTAATTTACCACCCTGGATAACTATCATTATTTATTTTTTATTAACCGGTGGTTTGGGGATTTTTAAAAGCATGGCCAATGCGCTGGGTGAAGAGATTGGCTGGAGAGGTTTCCTGGTACCAAGACTATATAATGACTACGGGTTTACAGTTACGTCGATTGTTACCGGACTGATCTGGGGTTTATGGCATTATCCAATATTGCTTTTTGCAGATTATCATAGCGCAACCCCGCCATGGTATGCACTGAGCTGTTTTACCTTAATGACAGGAAGCATGGGTTTTATGTATACATGGTTTAGAATCCGTTCCGGTAGTTTGTGGACAGCAGTTTTGTTGCATGCCAGTCATAACCTGTTTATACAATCTTTTTTTAGCCCGATAACTACTGATAATGGAAAAACGGCTTTTTATATTGATGAATTTGGTATTGTTTTACCTGTGATCTCCGTAATTATAGCGGTAATTTGCTGGTTAAACCGGAAAAAGTTAATACCAAAAATTAATATGAATGTTTCTTGA
- a CDS encoding HD domain-containing protein, with the protein MNSDKLLQQVAFIHEIDKLKYIQRKTRLFNSDRRENDAEHSWHLALMALTLAEHANEPVDTLKVLKMLLIHDLVEIDSGDVFLYDTIINHDNTVAERKAAERIFGLLPEKQAKEFIAIWEEFETGDTPEARFAHSMDRFEPILQNASNQGGTWTEYNVPYDTVIQKTRKIEHGSAVIWDFAEKLIDDGVDKGYIKKTGDL; encoded by the coding sequence ATGAATTCAGACAAATTACTCCAGCAGGTTGCTTTTATTCACGAAATCGACAAGCTGAAATATATTCAGCGGAAAACCCGCCTTTTTAATAGTGACAGGAGAGAAAATGATGCTGAACACAGCTGGCATCTGGCGCTTATGGCGCTTACTCTTGCAGAACACGCCAATGAGCCTGTTGATACTTTAAAGGTTCTGAAAATGTTATTGATTCATGACCTGGTAGAAATTGATTCGGGTGATGTTTTTCTCTATGATACAATTATCAATCATGACAATACAGTTGCTGAACGTAAAGCTGCTGAAAGGATATTTGGCTTATTACCTGAAAAACAAGCAAAAGAATTCATAGCAATCTGGGAAGAATTTGAGACCGGAGATACACCTGAAGCCAGATTTGCGCACTCTATGGACAGATTTGAGCCTATCTTACAGAATGCATCGAACCAGGGAGGTACATGGACAGAATATAATGTGCCTTATGACACAGTGATACAAAAAACAAGAAAAATTGAGCATGGGTCGGCAGTGATATGGGATTTTGCAGAAAAGCTCATTGACGACGGTGTAGATAAAGGATATATTAAAAAGACCGGAGATCTTTAA
- a CDS encoding LysR family transcriptional regulator codes for MNTNDLKIFESVAVNASFTKAAEEMFTVQSNITARIKNLESELKIELFTRTSRKVILTEEGKIFLTYSRKINSLANEVKELFSAPDRLSGILNIGCIETTMALKVPGVINHFTNQYPGVTLNFSTGTSIKLISDVLNFKLDAAFVVAPIFNPELSSLVIKEEKLSIISSVNQRDLGHLGIQPVKIVVFDQGCSYRQRLETWLSNQGIFNYQCTILNTLEGIINFVEAGVGITVLPEELIRKHYDHRQLNSHPLEGDLSTLTTVLINRIDIALPKTLQMFKRYFENDAVIANAS; via the coding sequence ATGAATACAAATGATTTAAAGATTTTCGAATCTGTTGCAGTTAATGCGAGTTTCACCAAGGCAGCTGAAGAGATGTTTACGGTTCAGTCTAATATAACCGCGAGAATAAAGAATTTGGAAAGTGAATTGAAAATAGAACTATTCACCCGTACATCCAGAAAAGTTATACTGACTGAAGAAGGTAAGATATTTTTGACATATAGCCGGAAAATAAATAGTTTGGCTAATGAAGTCAAGGAGCTTTTTAGTGCTCCTGATAGATTATCAGGTATCTTAAATATCGGTTGCATTGAAACGACGATGGCGCTAAAGGTACCGGGTGTGATCAATCATTTTACCAATCAGTATCCAGGTGTAACACTTAATTTTTCAACTGGTACATCTATAAAGCTTATTAGTGATGTATTAAACTTTAAACTTGATGCTGCTTTTGTCGTGGCACCGATATTTAATCCTGAACTTAGTTCACTGGTTATAAAAGAAGAAAAATTATCCATTATATCTTCGGTGAATCAGAGAGATTTGGGGCATCTTGGTATACAACCTGTGAAAATAGTGGTTTTTGATCAGGGTTGTAGCTATAGACAAAGACTTGAAACCTGGCTTAGTAATCAGGGGATTTTTAATTATCAATGCACTATCTTAAATACCTTAGAAGGGATTATTAATTTTGTAGAGGCAGGAGTCGGAATTACTGTGCTGCCGGAAGAACTTATAAGGAAACATTATGATCATCGTCAGTTGAACAGTCATCCTCTTGAAGGCGATTTAAGTACACTCACCACTGTACTGATCAACAGGATTGATATTGCGCTTCCTAAGACATTGCAGATGTTTAAAAGATATTTTGAAAATGATGCTGTGATAGCTAATGCCAGCTAA